Proteins found in one Choloepus didactylus isolate mChoDid1 chromosome 3, mChoDid1.pri, whole genome shotgun sequence genomic segment:
- the TMEM271 gene encoding LOW QUALITY PROTEIN: transmembrane protein 271 (The sequence of the model RefSeq protein was modified relative to this genomic sequence to represent the inferred CDS: deleted 1 base in 1 codon), which translates to MKWSVRGACAALSSCLLLACALSAAAVGLKCFSLGSELRGEPFRLGAAAGAFYSGLLLAAGLSLLGAALLCCGPRDAPLAGPGPGLGVPAAATGAPEAAPGEPGTGAGPPGPVNSQNLLLLGVLVFMLGVLSAFAGAVIDGDTVSLVERKYSHFCLPPRAPAAVPGPVPGPAAAAPGPAPGATRARSALDSATTAKCRQLKDYQRGLVLSTVFNSLECLLGLLSLLLVKNYKSSQARRGRRGRRRGGRALARPRGCPGLRAQPPASRVRRGRRGRRGRRLQPRPSEASILCPEDSDFASPGACADFAAHHAVSYINVGVFPALDEAGVEVSCGGHPSVELPGYAPSDPDLNASYPYCCRPPCEEARPWGPSGPC; encoded by the exons ATGAAGTGGAGCGTCCGCGGAGCCTGCGCCGCGCTCTCCTCCTGCCTGCTGCTCGCCTGCGCGCTCAGCGCCGCCGCCGTCGGCCTCAAGTGCTTCTCGCTGGGCTCGGAGCTGCGCGGGGAGCCGTTCCGGCTGGGGGCGGCCGCCGGCGCCTTCTACTCCGGGCTGCTGCTGGCCGCGGGCCTCTCGCTGCTCGGCGCCGCCCTGCTCTGCTGCGGGCCTCGGGACGCGCCCCTCGCGGGGCCGGGCCCGGGGCTCGGGGTCCCTGCGGCCGCGACCGGGGCTCCGGAGGCCGCGCCAGGCGAGCCCGGGACCGGTGCGGGGCCCCCGGGGCCGGTGAACAGCCAGAACCTGCTCCTGCTCGGCGTCCTCGTCTTCATGCTCGGCGTCCTCAGCGCCTTCGCGGGCGCCGTGATCGACGGCGACACCGTGTCGCTGGTAGAGCGCAAGTACTCCCACTTCTGCCTGCCCCCGCGGGCGCCGGCCGCCGTCCCCGGCCCGGTCCCGGGCCCCGCGGCCGCCGCCCCCGGCCCAGCCCCCGGAGCGACGCGCGCCCGCAGCGCCCTGGACAGCGCCACGACCGCCAAGTGCCGCCAGCTCAAGGACTACCAGCGCGGCCTGGTCCTCTCCACGGTCTTCAACTCGCTCGAGTGCCTCCTGGGCCTGCTCAGCCTCCTGCTGGTCAAGAACTACAAGTCGTCGCAGGCCCGGCGCGGCCGGCGCGGCCGGAGGAGGGGC GGCCGGGCCCTGGCGCGGCCCCGCGGGTGTCCGGGGCTCCGGGCGCAGCCGCCCGCCTCCCGGGTGCGGCGGGGCCGGCGGGGCCGGCGGGGGCGGCGGCTGCAGCCGCGGCCGAGCGAGGCCTCCATCCTCTGCCCGGAGGATTCGGACTTCGCGTCCCCGGGGGCCTGCGCGGACTTCGCGGCGCACCACGCCGTCTCCTACATCAACGTGGGCGTCTTCCCCGCGCTCGACGAGGCGGGCGTGGAGGTGAGCTGCGGCGGGCACCCGTCCGTGGAGCTGCCGGGATACGCGCCCTCGGACCCGGACCTCAACGCCTCCTACCCCTACTGCTGCCGGCCGCCCTGCGAGGAGGCGCGCCCCTGGGGACCGAGCGGGCCCTGCTGA